The Burkholderia cepacia ATCC 25416 genome includes a window with the following:
- a CDS encoding glycosyltransferase, with protein sequence MMLVLAFLVSGLSLIIWIVLLVARGGFWRAVPARPLPPEARGAAAEAGWPAVVAVVPARNEADVIARAATSLLEQDYPGEFHLIIVDDHSDDGTADAARAAALAINRADRLTVLAAKPLPAGWSGKVWAQSQGIAAVQALGLPADYLLLTDADIGHPPDAVAQLVTRAQAENRDLVSLMVRLRCDSFWEKALIPAFVFFFAKLYPFSWINNPRNRTAGAAGGCMLVKRTALEEAGGIESIRGALIDDCSLAAQMKHRGSGRHPIRLDLADRSVSLRPYDSWRDIWNMIARTAFTQLHYSPLLLAGTLLGMTIIYLVPPAAALAYGARAWPAWLAWASMCAAYAPMLRYYRRSPLWAPALPLVALFYVGATFASAWRYWRGKGGQWKARVQAPVER encoded by the coding sequence ATGATGCTGGTTCTCGCTTTCCTGGTGTCCGGGCTGTCGCTGATCATCTGGATCGTGCTGCTCGTCGCGCGCGGCGGTTTCTGGCGCGCGGTGCCCGCGCGGCCGCTGCCGCCCGAGGCGCGCGGCGCCGCGGCCGAGGCGGGCTGGCCGGCCGTCGTCGCGGTCGTGCCGGCGCGCAACGAGGCCGACGTGATCGCCCGGGCGGCGACTTCGCTGCTCGAGCAGGATTACCCGGGCGAATTTCATCTGATCATTGTCGACGACCACAGCGACGACGGCACCGCCGACGCGGCCCGCGCGGCCGCGCTCGCGATCAACCGCGCCGACCGGCTGACGGTGCTGGCCGCGAAGCCGCTGCCGGCCGGCTGGTCGGGCAAGGTGTGGGCGCAGTCGCAGGGGATCGCCGCGGTGCAGGCGCTCGGCCTGCCGGCCGACTACCTGCTGCTGACGGACGCCGACATCGGCCATCCGCCGGACGCCGTCGCGCAGCTCGTCACGCGCGCGCAGGCCGAGAACCGCGATCTCGTGTCGCTGATGGTGCGGCTGCGCTGCGATTCGTTCTGGGAAAAGGCGCTGATCCCGGCGTTCGTGTTCTTCTTCGCGAAGCTCTACCCGTTCTCGTGGATCAACAACCCGCGCAACCGGACGGCCGGTGCCGCGGGCGGCTGCATGCTGGTGAAGCGCACGGCGCTCGAGGAAGCGGGCGGCATCGAGTCGATCCGCGGCGCGCTGATCGACGACTGCAGCCTGGCCGCGCAGATGAAGCACCGCGGCAGCGGCCGCCACCCGATCCGGCTCGACCTGGCCGACCGCAGCGTGTCGCTGCGCCCGTACGACAGCTGGCGCGACATCTGGAACATGATCGCGCGCACGGCGTTCACGCAGCTGCACTACTCGCCGCTGCTGCTGGCCGGCACGCTGCTCGGGATGACGATCATCTATCTCGTGCCGCCCGCCGCGGCGCTCGCGTACGGCGCGCGCGCGTGGCCGGCGTGGCTCGCGTGGGCGTCGATGTGCGCCGCGTATGCGCCGATGCTGCGCTACTACCGGCGCTCGCCGCTGTGGGCGCCTGCACTGCCGCTCGTCGCGCTGTTCTACGTCGGCGCGACATTCGCGTCCGCGTGGCGCTACTGGCGCGGCAAGGGCGGCCAGTGGAAGGCGCGCGTGCAGGCGCCGGTGGAGCGCTGA
- the hpnA gene encoding hopanoid-associated sugar epimerase gives MTDTSRDLVLVTGASGFVGSAVARIAQQKGYAVRVLVRPTSPRTNVADLDAEIVTGDMRDEASMRAALRGVRYLLHVAADYRLWAPDPDEIERANLEGAVATMRAARAEGVERIVYTSSVATLKVTSAGDPSDENRPLTAEQAIGVYKRSKVLAERAVERMIADEGLPAVIVNPSTPIGPRDVKPTPTGRIIVEAALGKIPAFVDTGLNLVHVDDVAHGHFLALERGRIGERYILGGENLPLQQMLADIAQMTGRKAPTIALPRWPLYPLAVGAEAVAKFTKKEPFVTVDGLRMSKNKMYFTSAKAERELGYRARPYREGLRDALDWFGSAGYLK, from the coding sequence ATGACTGATACCTCCCGCGATCTCGTTCTCGTCACCGGCGCGTCCGGTTTCGTCGGCTCGGCCGTCGCGCGCATCGCGCAGCAGAAAGGCTATGCGGTGCGCGTGCTCGTGCGCCCGACCAGCCCGCGCACGAACGTGGCGGATCTCGACGCCGAGATCGTCACCGGCGACATGCGCGACGAGGCGTCGATGCGCGCCGCGCTGCGCGGCGTGCGCTACCTGCTGCATGTCGCGGCCGACTACCGGCTGTGGGCACCCGATCCCGACGAGATCGAGCGCGCGAACCTCGAGGGGGCGGTCGCGACGATGCGCGCGGCACGCGCGGAAGGCGTCGAGCGGATCGTCTACACGAGCAGCGTCGCGACGCTGAAGGTGACGAGTGCCGGCGATCCGTCCGACGAAAACCGGCCGCTCACGGCGGAGCAGGCGATCGGCGTCTACAAGCGCAGCAAGGTGCTCGCGGAACGCGCGGTCGAACGGATGATCGCCGACGAAGGGCTGCCGGCCGTGATCGTCAATCCGTCGACGCCGATCGGCCCGCGCGACGTGAAGCCGACGCCGACCGGCCGCATCATCGTCGAGGCCGCGCTCGGCAAGATTCCGGCGTTCGTCGACACGGGGCTGAACCTCGTGCACGTCGACGACGTCGCGCACGGCCACTTCCTCGCGCTCGAGCGCGGCCGGATCGGCGAGCGCTACATCCTCGGCGGCGAGAACCTGCCGCTGCAGCAGATGCTCGCCGACATCGCGCAGATGACGGGCCGCAAGGCGCCGACGATCGCGCTGCCGCGCTGGCCGCTCTATCCGCTCGCAGTCGGCGCGGAAGCGGTCGCGAAGTTCACGAAGAAGGAGCCGTTCGTCACCGTGGACGGGCTGCGGATGTCGAAGAACAAGATGTATTTCACGTCCGCGAAGGCCGAACGCGAGCTCGGCTACCGTGCGCGCCCGTACCGCGAAGGGCTGCGCGATGCGCTCGACTGGTTCGGCTCCGCGGGCTACCTGAAGTAA
- the hpnH gene encoding adenosyl-hopene transferase HpnH, protein MSIPLLQQVRVGAYITRQHLSGNKRYPLALMLEPLFRCNLACNGCGKIDYPDPILNQRLSVQECLEAVDECGAPIVSIAGGEPLLHKEMPEIVRGIMKRKKFVYLCTNALLMEKKMDDYQPSPYFVWSVHLDGDAQMHDHSVSQEGVYDKAVAAIKEAKRRGFRVNINCTLFNDAIPERVAKFFDTLKPIGVDGITVSPGYAYERAPDQQHFLNRDKTKNLFREILKRGEGGKRWSFSQSSLFLDFLAGNQTYKCTPWGNPARTVFGWQKPCYLVGEGYVKTFKELMEDTNWDNYGVGNYEKCADCMVHCGFEATAVMDTMAHPLKAFAVSRKGIKTDGPFAPDIPIDKQRPAEYVFSRHVEIKLEEIQRAGKGKLQKPAKPAAAA, encoded by the coding sequence TTGTCTATTCCGCTGCTCCAGCAAGTCCGCGTCGGCGCGTACATCACGCGCCAACACCTGTCCGGCAACAAACGCTATCCGCTCGCGCTGATGCTCGAGCCGCTGTTCCGCTGCAACCTCGCTTGCAACGGCTGCGGCAAGATCGATTACCCGGATCCCATCCTGAACCAGCGCCTGTCCGTCCAGGAATGCCTGGAAGCGGTCGACGAGTGCGGCGCACCCATCGTGTCGATCGCCGGCGGCGAGCCGCTGCTGCACAAGGAAATGCCGGAAATCGTCCGCGGCATCATGAAGCGCAAGAAGTTCGTCTACCTCTGCACGAACGCGCTGCTGATGGAAAAGAAGATGGACGACTACCAGCCGAGCCCGTACTTCGTCTGGTCGGTCCACCTCGACGGCGACGCGCAGATGCACGACCACTCGGTGTCGCAGGAAGGCGTGTACGACAAGGCGGTCGCGGCGATCAAGGAAGCGAAGCGCCGCGGCTTCCGCGTGAACATCAACTGCACGCTGTTCAACGATGCGATCCCCGAGCGCGTCGCGAAGTTCTTCGATACGCTCAAGCCGATCGGCGTCGACGGCATCACCGTGTCGCCGGGCTACGCGTACGAGCGCGCACCGGATCAGCAGCACTTCCTGAACCGCGACAAGACGAAGAACCTGTTCCGCGAGATCCTGAAGCGCGGCGAAGGCGGCAAGCGCTGGTCGTTCAGCCAGTCGTCGCTGTTCCTCGACTTCCTGGCCGGCAACCAGACGTACAAGTGCACGCCGTGGGGCAACCCGGCGCGTACGGTGTTCGGCTGGCAGAAGCCGTGCTACCTGGTCGGCGAAGGTTACGTGAAGACCTTCAAGGAACTGATGGAAGACACGAACTGGGACAACTACGGCGTCGGCAACTACGAGAAGTGCGCGGACTGCATGGTCCACTGCGGCTTCGAGGCGACCGCCGTGATGGACACGATGGCGCATCCGCTGAAGGCGTTCGCCGTGAGCCGCAAGGGCATCAAGACCGACGGCCCGTTCGCACCGGACATTCCGATCGACAAGCAGCGTCCGGCCGAGTACGTGTTCTCGCGCCACGTCGAGATCAAGCTCGAGGAAATCCAGCGCGCCGGCAAGGGCAAGCTGCAGAAGCCGGCGAAGCCGGCAGCCGCCGCCTAA
- the ispH gene encoding 4-hydroxy-3-methylbut-2-enyl diphosphate reductase, which translates to MRVILAQPRGFCAGVVRAIEIVDRALQQHGAPVYVRHEIVHNRHVVENLRNKGARFVEELDEVPHGAVAIFSAHGVAQTVERDAETRGLDVLDATCPLVTKVHVQGRQYVAAGRRLILIGHAGHPEVEGTIGQIPAEVILVQSEAEVDTLTLPVDTPVAYITQTTLSVDDTRGIIEALQRRFTDIVGPDTRDICYATQNRQAAVRELSEQVDVLLVVGATNSSNSNRLREIGTESGVPSYLVADGSEVKAEWFANATTVGLTAGASAPEEMVEDVIGALRALGPVDVTTMAGREEKVEFKLPAKLTQAVAREV; encoded by the coding sequence ATGCGAGTCATCCTTGCCCAGCCCCGCGGCTTTTGTGCGGGAGTTGTCCGTGCGATCGAGATCGTCGACCGCGCGCTGCAACAGCACGGTGCGCCGGTCTATGTGCGTCATGAGATCGTGCATAACCGGCATGTCGTCGAAAACCTGCGTAATAAAGGGGCGCGATTCGTTGAGGAGCTCGACGAGGTGCCCCACGGCGCTGTCGCGATCTTCAGCGCGCACGGTGTCGCCCAGACGGTCGAGCGCGATGCGGAAACGCGCGGGCTCGACGTGCTCGACGCCACCTGCCCGCTCGTCACGAAAGTGCACGTGCAAGGCCGCCAGTACGTCGCGGCGGGCCGCCGGCTGATCCTGATCGGCCATGCGGGCCACCCGGAAGTCGAGGGTACGATCGGCCAGATTCCGGCCGAGGTGATCCTCGTGCAAAGCGAAGCGGAAGTCGATACGCTGACGCTGCCCGTCGACACGCCGGTCGCGTACATCACGCAGACCACGCTGTCGGTCGACGATACGCGCGGCATCATCGAAGCGCTGCAGCGCCGGTTCACCGACATCGTCGGCCCGGACACGCGCGACATCTGCTATGCCACGCAGAATCGCCAGGCTGCCGTGCGCGAACTGAGCGAACAGGTCGACGTACTGCTCGTGGTCGGTGCGACGAACAGCTCGAACTCGAACCGCCTGCGCGAGATCGGCACCGAAAGCGGTGTGCCGAGCTATCTCGTCGCCGACGGTTCGGAAGTCAAGGCCGAATGGTTCGCGAATGCGACGACCGTCGGCCTGACCGCCGGGGCGTCCGCGCCCGAGGAAATGGTCGAAGATGTAATCGGCGCGTTGCGCGCGCTGGGCCCCGTCGACGTCACGACGATGGCGGGCCGTGAAGAAAAAGTCGAATTCAAGTTGCCGGCGAAGCTCACGCAAGCTGTCGCCCGCGAAGTTTAA